The genomic DNA GAAGGAACCCCGTTGGCAACCCGAAGTACCGACATCCTGCACGACGATATTCACTTTGAAATCGGCCGCAAGGGATTGACCGATGAAGGCAAGGCCGCCTTGCAGCGCCATGCGGAATTCCTCACGAGCGAGCGGGACTGGGGCATCCTGCTCCAAGGCTACACCGATCAACAGGGATCGATGAGCTTCAACAAGATCCTGGGTATGAAGCGCGCCGAGACCGTTAAACAACACTTGATCGCGCTGGGTGTGCCGGAATCGTCGATCCGCACCGTGAGCCTGGGTGAAGAAGGCTCCCTCTGCATCGACAACAGCGACGTCTGCCGCCGGATGAACCGACGGGTACACGTGGAGATGCGAAGGATCGGCCAGGAACACATGGTAGTGCCTATAACCGCCACTGAAACAGTGACCGATCCGTTCTCGAACAGCGTCGATCCCTCAATTGAAACCGGGGGGAGCGGAGCGAGTAGCGAAGGCCTTCCACTCACGACCTCCGAACCGGCAGAACGTACTTCTGAGCCGACCGACGGCAACTAATCTGCTGCCGGGGATTGTCCTCGGGAACGACACCAGTCCTTCCCGGGGGCACCCGCCGTCAATCCATCATCCACGACTATGACGAAACGAGGATCCTATGCTGAATGACCGCTTCGGCTCTCTACGACAACGCACAAGAACCTCTGCAACCCAACTCGCGCTTTGTGCGTTCTTTCTATCATTGGCCCTTGGCTCTCCCTTTCCAGCCACCTCCTGCGCCGAACCGGGCGAATCCCTCAATACCGGCATCGTTTCCACCATGGGCATCAACGATGTGACGGAAGGCACGTTGATGTTCAGGACCGACCAAGCCGGACGCTATACACCGGCGCCCGTTCTCAAGACCGATGTGCAGATCGCGGTCACCGGGACGATTGCCCGCGCGACCGTCCGGCAGGAGTTCACCAACCCGAGCAAAAAGAAAGGCGACTGGCTGGAAGGTGTCTACGTGTTCCCGCTGCCCGAGACGGCCGCGGTGGATCATCTCCGCATAAAAATCGGCGAGCGGATCATCGAAGGCCGGATCAAGGAACGGGCGGAGGCGAAACAACTCTACGACCAGGCCAAGCGGGAAGGGAAACGGACCGGCCTGGTCGAACAGGAACGTCCGAATCTCTTTACCACTTCAGTCGCGAATATCGGGCCCGGTGAACATGTGACGGTCGAACTCGAATATCAGGACACCGTCCGCTACGAGAATGAAGAGTTTCAACTCCGCTTCCCCATGGCCGTCGGGCCGCGGTACATCCCCGGCGTCCCGGTGGTCGTCGAAGGACAGGATCCTCAGGGATCCGGCACCAGTCCGGACACTGATCGTGTCCCTGATGCCTCACGGATTACGCCGCCCATACACCCACCCGAGGACGGCGCGATCAACCCCCTGAGCCTCTCGCTCTCGCTCAACCCGGGTTTTCCTCTTGCCAAGGTGGAGTCGCCGTTTCACCCGATCATTACCATTCAGGATCAGGGCGGCGGATATCAGATCGGTCTCCGGGAAGATGCGGTACCGGCTGATCGGGATTTCCAGCTCATCTGGCATCCGGCACCGCGCACCGAACCGATGGCCACCGTCTTTACCGAACAGAAAGACGGCGCGACCTATGCCCTGCTGATGCTCGTTCCTCCGACACAGCACCATGAGAAAGCGGCGCGGGTTCCGCGAGACATCACGTTCATCATCGACCGATCGGGATCCATGGCCGGCGCGTCGATCGAACAGGCCAAGGGGTCATTAGCGGCCGCCCTCGCACGGCTGACCACACAGGATCGCTTCAACATCATTCAATTCAATCATACGGTCCGGTCGCTGTTCTCGATACCGCAACCCGTGACGACCACAGCGATGCAGCAAGCCATCCGGTACACCGAACAGCTCACGGCCGACGGGGGAACGGAAATACTTCCGGCTTTGAGACAGGCCCTCAAGAGCCCGCAGGACAGCGCACGGCTCCAGCAGATCATTCTCATCACCGATGGACAGGTCGGCAATGAGGAGGAGCTCTTCGAACTGCTGCACCAACGCGTGGGCAGCAGACGCCTGTTCACCATCGGAATCGGCTCCACGCCCAACAGTCACCTGATGCGGAAGACTGCCGAAACAGGCCGCGGCACCTTCACCTACATCGGCAACGTAAACGAGGTGAAGGACAAGTTGGATGGTCTGTTCAAAAAGCTTGAGCATCCGGTGCTCAACGACATCACCATCGATGCAGCCGGATGGTCGGGGCTCGAACAGTTCCCGGCAACCATCACGGATCTCTATGAAGGCGAACCGATCGTGCTCGCACTCAAGGCCGACTCGCTGCCATCCCAAAGCGTGTTGCGCGGACAGATCGGACGCGCAGCCTGGTCGCTCCCGATCTCGTTCAACGACGCCCCCACTCATGGAGGGCTCTCGGTCTACTGGGCCAGGAAAAAGATTGCGGCGCTGATGGACGAGACCTACAAGGGCGGCGCGCAAGAGGCGATCCGAAAGGCCGTGCTGGACGTCGCCCTTACTCACCACCTGGTCAGCCAATACACCAGTCTGGTCGCTGTCGATGTTACGCCTGCCAGACCGACGGACTCCCCGGCAACTGAGCGTGACCAGACAAGTAACCCGGCGCGTGCACAGGACCTCACCGCCCTCGCGAACCTACCGAGGACTGCGACCGGCGCACAACTGCAGATTCTACTGGGGGCAGCTGCACTCATGTTGGCTGGCTTGCTGTGGCAATTTCGCCGGGCGGTCGCATGAGTCGACTCAGACCGGGCTCCCGCCTGCTGACAATGCTGATGGCGGGACTTCTCGCCATCGGCTGCTGGCAGCTCGGGGAGGGATCGTGGATCTATGCGAAGGCCGGGCTCGCGCAGTTCCTACTGCAGCGGGCCTGGTGCCGAGCCCTGGCGGGAGAGGCGATGCCGAAACCCTGGCCCTGGGCCGATACCTGGCCGGTTGCGCGGCTTCGCATGCAGCACCCGTCGGTAGACCTGATCGTCCTCGCCGGCGCGTATGGCCGGACCCTGGCATTCGGTCCCGGCCACGTCACGTCCAGCGCCCTGCCCGGGCAGGAAGGCACGGTGATGCTGACCGGTCACCGGGACACGCATTTTCGTTTTTTGAGGGAGGTGCACACGAACGATCAGCTCGACTTGACGGGAAGCGACGGAACCACGCTGCACTATCGAATCGTTGACCAGCGAGTCATGGATTCGCGACGGGAGTTCGTTCCGACAGGGAAAGACACACAGGATCTGGTGCTGGTGACCTGTTTTCCCTTCGATGCAATCCAAGCCGGCGGGCCGCTGCGCTACGTGGTGCGGGCCGAACGGACCGTGGACCGTGACCATTCCTGAATGTCGTGGGGAGACGTTCTCGACCACGGTCCAGCGGAACGTCTCGCGCGCGAGACCGATGCAGGATGGCGTGCAGTTCGTCGAGGAAGCTGAATGAGAAACGGCCGGACGGACGAGAGGATCAGGCCACGTGGAAGAGACTCATGAATGGGCCTGCTTAGGCAGATCGTGCTTCCGGCACGTCGGACTCTCGCAGTCGATCTGCCCTGACCGGAGCATGCGGCCCTGAACCTGCAGCCACCAGCCGTAGACGGCTGACATTCGCAACCGACCAGCGGGCGTACCCGCACAGCCCCCACAAGAGAATAGCTCCCATCACATAGTGAGAGAGAAACAACGTCGCGATCTGGCTGCCGGCCGCTTGATCCGGCCCTGAAAACGTTACCGGAGGAGAGATGAGCAACAGGCACAGCGTCATCCCCACCGCCCAGCCGCCATGAGTTGCAACCGGCAGGCGGTTGCCCACATACAACGACAACGGCAGCAACAGCAGCAGGTAATAGTGGGTCCATGAAATCGGGCTGATGATCAAGGAGAGACAGAGCACCATCGACAACTCAAGATTTGTCGTCTCTCGAACCTGCAGACCGGGACTCCGAAGAAACAGCCAACCGGACAACCCGACGAGCAAGGCCGCACAGGCCTGCCCTGCCGCCCCGACATCCCAGGGCACGGCCACAGGCTTCCAATCGTACAACCGGACACCATCCTGCAGTCGCAGCAGCAGCCCCTGCACCGATTGCACATTAAACGCGGCAATTCCCTTGTCGGACAGCGGCAGGATCACCTCCCGATACCAGGCCACGTGGCTGGCCCACCCGGCGTACCAGATCGATAGACCCGTCACGGCCAGCAGGGTCAGGCCATAGCCGAACACCGCCGCCCAACGCCGCTTGCCGAAGAAATACACCGCAAACAGCAACAGCGGCAGCTTGATGATCGCCGCCAATGCAAAACAACCCCCTGCGCTTCGATCCCACGTTTTGTCCAGGCAGACGACCCCGGCAATCAGCAGCAACAGGGCGAAGTGGGTCAGATTGCCCTCTTTCAGGCTGTAGAGTAAGGGGCCGCTCGTCATGAACAGCGCAACGATTCCCCACCGTCTGGACGCAACCCGGTCGGTCATGGACCAGAGCAGGCCGACGCTGATGACCAGACTGAGCAGCGACAACCCGGCGAAGAGCCAGTGGGCGTGGCGGAGGGTCAGCATCGAGAACGGGGTGAAGAGAAACGCGACGATGGGAATGTTTACAAACCCGCACACCGGCGTATCCCAACAACGCACGAACAGATGGGGGATATCTTCAAGAATGGCCCGGCCGGCCGGGTAGTAGGCGACATTGAAATCCGAGAACAGGATGGATGGCTCAGAAACTTGCCAGGCCCAAAGCACAAGACCGCCCAGGACTGCGCCCAGGATTGCGAGAAAGGGCGCTCGTGCTGAACCATATCGAAACGTGAGACACCACACCACCACTGCCAGAGCAGCCGCTCCATAAAAGATCGCATACTGATGCATGGAATGAACCGCCTATCTCGCCCGCCCTGTCGCAGCGCCACAGAGGAGGGATTTGTCTACATTGTCGGCCTGAGGGGTTGCAGCAACCAGGCCGGTTCCCGATCCAGGCCCCAGCATGTCGCTCCCGGAGGAGTCGGTGTAGCCGGGTTCATCTGATTAAAAGTATACACAATGTCCCATCGGACCCCCTGACGCTCCAACTCACGGACAGGACAGAGAGGCGCCCAATCCCGAACCTGCTGCGGCATCTCCCCGTTCCGTAACCGATCCGCGACCCCTCCCTGCTTCAGTCCGCAACCCAATCGACCGATTTCTTATTGTAGGGATTGGGCCCGATCGTACCCCCGTTCTAACTATCTGAATAGACATGGGTTTCGAAAGAGACGGTAATACAGCACGCGCGCTTCCCTATCCCGAGCCGGAGTTCCCGGACAAGGGCACCGAGGTTTCGCCCTCACCCGCCCCGGAACAACCGCATCACACCGTACGGTTGCAGCGAACGGACTGGGTGATTGCCGCGCTCCTAACCCTCTCGGTCGGCATGGCCTGTCTCTTCATTGCTGATATGATCCCTGCCTTCCTGCTGCAATCGATGGATTTTTGGTTTGAATCGGACACGGTTCGTGAAGTCTCGAACATGACCTCCACCACCGATGACCATTCACGGACCTCGGTGCATCCCCTGTTCTCGATCCTCACCTTCGTTCCCGTCTACCTGGTGAAACATGCGTTGGCGATCCCCCCGCTGCAAGCGGTCTTGTACGTGACCAGCATCCTCGGGGGCATCTGGAT from Nitrospira sp. ND1 includes the following:
- a CDS encoding OmpA family protein, with protein sequence MQKAPIASVSTGPVSPTVMGPEKEMKDVYIMSGLVFFLAVVVSAFWYYSQADEAAHSNPSTEALNSTQVSQVLKDPTEHAPVSASIPRTLVEGTPLATRSTDILHDDIHFEIGRKGLTDEGKAALQRHAEFLTSERDWGILLQGYTDQQGSMSFNKILGMKRAETVKQHLIALGVPESSIRTVSLGEEGSLCIDNSDVCRRMNRRVHVEMRRIGQEHMVVPITATETVTDPFSNSVDPSIETGGSGASSEGLPLTTSEPAERTSEPTDGN
- a CDS encoding marine proteobacterial sortase target protein, coding for MLNDRFGSLRQRTRTSATQLALCAFFLSLALGSPFPATSCAEPGESLNTGIVSTMGINDVTEGTLMFRTDQAGRYTPAPVLKTDVQIAVTGTIARATVRQEFTNPSKKKGDWLEGVYVFPLPETAAVDHLRIKIGERIIEGRIKERAEAKQLYDQAKREGKRTGLVEQERPNLFTTSVANIGPGEHVTVELEYQDTVRYENEEFQLRFPMAVGPRYIPGVPVVVEGQDPQGSGTSPDTDRVPDASRITPPIHPPEDGAINPLSLSLSLNPGFPLAKVESPFHPIITIQDQGGGYQIGLREDAVPADRDFQLIWHPAPRTEPMATVFTEQKDGATYALLMLVPPTQHHEKAARVPRDITFIIDRSGSMAGASIEQAKGSLAAALARLTTQDRFNIIQFNHTVRSLFSIPQPVTTTAMQQAIRYTEQLTADGGTEILPALRQALKSPQDSARLQQIILITDGQVGNEEELFELLHQRVGSRRLFTIGIGSTPNSHLMRKTAETGRGTFTYIGNVNEVKDKLDGLFKKLEHPVLNDITIDAAGWSGLEQFPATITDLYEGEPIVLALKADSLPSQSVLRGQIGRAAWSLPISFNDAPTHGGLSVYWARKKIAALMDETYKGGAQEAIRKAVLDVALTHHLVSQYTSLVAVDVTPARPTDSPATERDQTSNPARAQDLTALANLPRTATGAQLQILLGAAALMLAGLLWQFRRAVA
- a CDS encoding class GN sortase, with translation MSRLRPGSRLLTMLMAGLLAIGCWQLGEGSWIYAKAGLAQFLLQRAWCRALAGEAMPKPWPWADTWPVARLRMQHPSVDLIVLAGAYGRTLAFGPGHVTSSALPGQEGTVMLTGHRDTHFRFLREVHTNDQLDLTGSDGTTLHYRIVDQRVMDSRREFVPTGKDTQDLVLVTCFPFDAIQAGGPLRYVVRAERTVDRDHS
- a CDS encoding glycosyltransferase family 87 protein, whose protein sequence is MHQYAIFYGAAALAVVVWCLTFRYGSARAPFLAILGAVLGGLVLWAWQVSEPSILFSDFNVAYYPAGRAILEDIPHLFVRCWDTPVCGFVNIPIVAFLFTPFSMLTLRHAHWLFAGLSLLSLVISVGLLWSMTDRVASRRWGIVALFMTSGPLLYSLKEGNLTHFALLLLIAGVVCLDKTWDRSAGGCFALAAIIKLPLLLFAVYFFGKRRWAAVFGYGLTLLAVTGLSIWYAGWASHVAWYREVILPLSDKGIAAFNVQSVQGLLLRLQDGVRLYDWKPVAVPWDVGAAGQACAALLVGLSGWLFLRSPGLQVRETTNLELSMVLCLSLIISPISWTHYYLLLLLPLSLYVGNRLPVATHGGWAVGMTLCLLLISPPVTFSGPDQAAGSQIATLFLSHYVMGAILLWGLCGYARWSVANVSRLRLVAAGSGPHAPVRADRLRESDVPEARSA